Below is a genomic region from Prochlorococcus marinus str. MIT 0918.
GCTAACAATTTTAGTTTGGCAACAAGGACTTCAGGAAAGTTTTGATCGACCTTCTGTTAGCCCAAAGCTTGCTTTGAATCAAAAAGAGATTGCCGTTCTTGCTTCACCGTCGTTACCTAAGACTTTTAGACCCTTGTTTGTGGGTATAGATCCTTCATTGGAACTAAAAAATACTTTGCAGGAGTTTGATGTTACTCAACTAAAAGAGAGAGAGAGACTTTTGTTGTTTGCGATTGAAGGACCGAATACAAAAGACCGCTCTCTTCTAGAAGTGGATTTCCAAGATGAGAATTTGGATTTGGTAAAAAATAAGATTTTAGAAAGTCTTGATCAGAAAAGAGACCCTCTTTTATTAGTTGATGAAATAAAATTCATTAAAAGTGATCCGTTGCTATATCAATTGTCCTGTCTTTCAGTAGGAGCTCCGTCAGATATTTGCATTGACTCAATGATCTCCCAGCGAATGGCTATTAGATTGTTTGTGAGTCAAGTCTTACCTTTATTGGCAACTTTATTAGGAATTGCTTTAGTTCTTTGGGAATTTATTCGTTTTATAGGTAGAAAAAATCATGTATGGCCTGCAATATCTTCGTTGCCTCTTTCGTTGGTTGATATGATTTTGCTTATAGCTGGAGGTTTTGTTGTTTTAGGGGAGCTTATGTCTCCTTTTATTGCTATTCCTCTTAGTGATTTCATTACTCAAGGAATTGTTAGCCCTACTAAAGAATCCTTTAAAGTTTTTGTTGGATATAGTGTGATGACATTACCTCCATTACTTATTCTTTGGCAGCAGATAAAAGCGATATCAAAACTTGAAGCTCCTTTAGATGGAGTTATGCAATGGGGACTTAATTTAATTCCGAAGTCAATTTTTCAAGCATTTAAAAGTTGGTTTATGGTCCTCCCGTTTGTTTTATTAGCAAGTTGGCTCACGACATTCTTTTTTGGAGACCCCGGAGGTAGCAATCCTTTGCTTGAAATGGTATTAAGCAATAAAAGTTTTTGGTCATTATCGATCCTTTTCGTTACAACAGTTTTTATGGCTCCTGTCTTTGAGGAATTTGTTTTCCGAGGAGTCTTTTTGCCAGTTTTAGTTAATCAAAAAGGTAAGATTTTTGCGGTAATAGTTAGTGCTTTGGTTTTTGCTTTAGCTCATTTAAGTGTTGGTGAAACACCACCACTGTTTGTTTTAGGTGTTGGTCTAGCTTTATTGCGGTTAAGTTCTGGACGCCTTTTGCCTTGTATGATTATGCATTCTTTATGGAATGGAGTTACCTTTGCAAACTTGTTGCTTTTGAGTAGTTAATATTAGATTTTTAAATTCACTTTAACTTTAACTTGCCACCTATAGTGGATAATGGTTGACTAAACTAATTGCTACAGTTAAGTGACTTATGAAAGAGGTGTTCAGTCGAAGTGGGATGGATCTAAAAAATATTCAAAAAAGGCTTTCTTTTTGTTTAAGGGTTATTTCGTTTCACGTAATATTCTAAGAAAATATCCTCTGTTGGGAAGTTTACATAGGGCTATGGATGGAGCTTTATTGGCGGTTATCTTTTTTGGAGCTTTAATGACTGGCTTGGCATTGCATTCTCAACATCTATGGACACGTAACTTCTCTCGATTACAAACTACAAGAGACTTAACGCATAGACTTGAGGAGTCAACAGCAGTTTTAGAAAGGCATTTTTTAAAAACAGTTTTTTCTCCAACTCTTATGGTGGCTACCAAGTCAAGTGATCTTATTTATATAGATAGATCTAGACAAAGGAAAATATCTAAGCGTTTGTTTAATATTTTCAGAGATAAATTTTCTGCTATTAGTTATCCAATAACTCGGGGTTTCTAAATAATGTCAGCTATAAGATTTTCAAAAGTGCAAAAAAAGATAAAAAAGCGTTTAGATGTTGCACCACTTTCTCCAATACCAACTTATAGGTTAAAACTGGCTTTTTATATTATTTGCTTAGCTCTCTTTGCTCTTTTAGGGAGGGTAGGATGGTTGCAATTAATTGAAGGTTCTACATTAGAAGCTCGGGCTCGTGATAATCAAACTAAGAAAGTTCAACCTATATCTAAAAGACTATCTATTGTAGATCGAAGGGGAAGATTAATAGCGTTGGATGAAAAAAGATATCGATTATATGCTCAGCCCTTTCGATTCAGATTTCCAGGAGATTTGCGAGGAACTATTCGTAAACCTGACGAGGTAGCTGAAAAACTTGCAGGGAAATTATTTATATCAGCAGAGAATTTATCCAGACAATTTTCTAATCAGAATTATCGGATGAAAATAGCAGAAGGTTTAAAGCCTGATGTTGCTTCTGAGATACGTGCGCTACGCATTGAGGGTTTGGACCTTGAACCATATCCACAAAGAATCTATCCACAAGATGAATTATTCTCAAATGTAGTTGGTTTTTTAGATTATGATCGTGTACCACAAGCTGGCCTAGAATTAAGCTTAAATAAAGAACTTTCTAGAAGAGAAAAAATTAGAAGTTTTAGATTTGGAAGGGATGGTACACCTTTGCCTAGTGATTTGGAGCCAGGTGTTTTTAATGCTGACAATGTGCTTTTACGGTTAACCCTTGATGCACGATTGCAGGAAGTAGCTCTTAAAGCCTTAAGAGAACAATTAATTAAATGGAATGCAGATAAGGGAGTAGCAATTGTTATGAATGTTGAGAATGGTGAGATTTTATCCTTGGCATCTACTCCTAGTTATGATCCTAATAAGTACTGGGATTATCCAGCATCTAGGTATAAGGAATGGTCTGTTCAAGAATTATTTGAACCTGGATCAACTTTTAAGCCTATTAATCTTGCTTTGGCTCTTGAAGAAGGTGTGATTAGTCCTGATGGAACAGTTTTTGATTCTGGAGTAGTAACTGTGGGAGGTTGGCCTCTAACAAATTGGGATAAAAAGCCTAATGGATTATTAGACTATGCAAAGGTTCTTGAGGTTTCTAGCAACGTTGGGATGGTAAATATTGTGCAAAAAATTAGTCCAGAGAGGTATTGGGAATGGCTTCATCAATTAGGTCTGAACAATATTCCTCAAACTGATTTGCCTGGGGCTGTACCTGGTTACATAAAAGATAAGCAAGTATTTATTAAGCAACCTATTCATCAGGCTGTTGCTTCGTATGGACAGGGATTTTCTATAACACCATTAAAGCTTGTTCAATTACATGCGCTAATTGCCAATGGAGGAAGGATGATTAGTCCACATATCAAAAAAGAATTTCTTAATGAATCAATCCAATTTCATAATCGATTTAGACAAAATGATCCAATATTGAGTCCTAATGTCACACAAACAGTTTTAAATTGGATGGAATCAGTAGTAGAAAATGGAAGTGGAAAAGGTGCCAAAATTGATAATTATCGGATAGGTGGGAAAACGGGTACAGCTGATCAAACAAAAGATGGAAAGACTTATGACTCTAAAATTTGTAGCTTTGTTGCGATTCTGCCAATAGAGCAGCCTAAGTTTGTCGTTGCTGTAGCCATAGATGGACCGAAAAAAAATCATGCTTATGGATCAACTGTTGCAGTACCTGTTGCCAGAAAAATTATTGAAAGTTTGATTGTTATTGAAAAAATACCTCCTGGGAATCCTAAAAAGAATGTTTTATCTGCTCAACGTTAAGGCTTTTAAAAAAATATATAAGGATGAAATCATAAGGAAATATCGCTAGTTTTTATATGTATGAATTGTAAGGATTATGCCTAGTCTTCTTGAGCAACTTTCTTCAATGACAGTTGTGGTTGCTGATACGGGTGATTTGGAAGCTATAAGGACTTTTAAACCAAGAGACGCAACTACCAACCCCTCTCTAATTCTTGCAGCAGCCCAATTACCTGCTTATCAGGATTTAATAGATCAATCTCTTCGGGCTTCAAGAGAAAAGGTAGGACAGCGTGCTTCTGTTAAAGAAGTGGTTGATGAGGCTTTAGATGAGATTTGTGTGATCTTTGGTAAAGAGATACTTAAAATAATTCCTGGAAGAGTATCAACGGAAGTAGATGCTCGACTTAGCTATGATAAAGATAAAACAATTGAAAAAGCAAGAAAGATCATTGCTTTATATAATCAGTTTGGAATAAATAATGATCGTATTTTAATCAAGATTGCATCAACTTGGGAGGGGATTAAGGCCGCTGAGATTTTGGAGAAAGAAGGAATTCATTGTAATTTAACGCTCTTATTTGGTTTCTCTCAAGCTGTTGCATGTGCAGAAGCCGAAGTAACACTTATTTCACCATTTGTTGGTCGAATTCTTGATTGGTATAAGGCAGAAACTGGTTTGCAATCTTATCCTGGCCCAGAGGATCCTGGTGTAATATCAGTAACTAAGATATTCAATTATTATAAGCTTCATAACTATAAAACTGAGGTTATGGGAGCAAGTTTTAGAAATGTTGATGAGATTATTGAATTATCTGGATGTGATTTATTAACTATCTCTCCCAAGCTTTTAGATGAGATGTCTAAGACCGAGGCTATTTTAATAAAGAAATTGGATTCATCAAAACCAATAAATTCAATAGAGAAGTTACATCTTGATGAATTTTCTTTTAGAAAGATGCTGAAATCAGATCGCATGGCTGATGAGAAGCTAGAAGAAGGGATTGTGAATTTTTCTAAGGCAATTAAGCAACTTGAAGCTCAGTTAATTGAAAGAATTTCTTTGCTCGAGAATAAAGGATCTCCTGCTTTATCAGCTAGATAAATAAACTATTAGGATTTAATTATCTTTGTAAAAGTAATCGCTTTATTACACGTTGAGCAATATCTCCATATCCCATTTCTCCTGAAAGAATTTGGGCGATTCTTTGAGGTGCTGTAGGTCTTTTTATTCCTAGTTGATATCCAAGTTTTGGAAGTCTATAAAAAACTTGTGAAATTCTTCTTCCCCATTGCATTGAATCACCCCATTTTGATTTCATGTTTTTTGAGTAGTTGCTGAGATCTGTGGTGTCGCCTTTTAAGAAATTGTTTATTGCTTCTGCTGCTTCGCAACCACTTATTAGTGAAGGCCTAAGCCCTTCAGCAAGAAACGGATCACAGAGAGATGCAGCATCACCGACTAAAACAATTCCATTGCCATGAAGCGCACTATGTCCATTCCAAACTCGAAGTCTAGAATCTTTTCTTACCCCTGAGTTACATTCAAAACCTAGATTTGGTAGTAATTTGTCAAGAATTCTTTGGCTTTCTAGAACTTGATCTCCTATAAATGTTCCTACTCCAATATTTATAGAGTTTTTCAAAGGGAAGGCCCACGCAAATCCATGCTTAACGAGACCAAATTCAAATCTTGAAGTTCCTTCTTCTAGTAACCCTCTGCCTTCTAACCTCACAGAAGTTGTTGTGGCAAAATGGAGATTTTTAGGACCAATTTTAAATTTCTTTGGCCAAGGCGAGCTTGATCCATCTGCAATAACAATGATTTTAGCTTCAATTTGACGACCATTTGTAGAGGTGATGCGCCAAATGTTGTTTACTTTTTGTATTTTTATTGCGTCAAAAGAGTTCTCTATATTTGCCCCTTTATGAATTGCTTCTTTTGTTAAAAGCTCATCGAGTTTTTCTCTTTTGACTATCCAAAAAGGAGAAGATCCTGGCAGATTGGCAACTACAGTATCTGATAAACACCAGCTAAATTCAACTTTTTTAATTACTTCATCAACAACTTCATTTAGTGAAAAGGGGAAAAGTTTTTGAACTGAAGCAGCCATCCCCCCGCCACAAGGTCTTAAAAGATGACTTGGTTGTTTTTCTAGAATAGTTACTTGAATCCCTTTGTTGGCCAAGTGAAATGCTGTTGAAGCTCCTGAAGCCCCTGCGCCTATAACTGCAACTTCAGTAAAATTCAAACTTTTAGAATTTCTGATTCTTTTTTAGAAAGGTTTTTTTCTATTTCGTTAATAAACTTGTTAGTTAACTTTTGAACAGTTTCTTGTTGGTCATGGCTTTGATCTTTAGAGATTTCTCCTTCTTTTTCAGCAGTTTTTATTTTTTCTATAGCATCTCTTCGTATATTGCGAAGAGAGACCTTTGCTTCTTCAGCGTATTTAGAAGCTAGCTTGCAAAATTCTTTTCTTCGTTCTTCAGTCAGTGGAGGGATGTTTATTCGAATTATCTTGCCATCATTATTTGGTGTAAATCCAAGGTCACTAAGAGATATGGCTTTTTCTATTAGTGATAGAGAACTGATATCAAAGGGTTGAATAGAAATAGTTTGTGAATCGGGTGTAGAAAGAGTGGCTAATGATTTTAAGGGAGTATCTGCTCCATAATATTCAACTGTTAAACGATCTAAAAGTGATGTATTTGCTCTGCCTGTTCTTATTGTATTGAAGTTTCGTTGTGAAGCCTCAACGGATTTAATCATGTTTGCTTCTAGCTCTTTAGTAATCATTTGGTTCCTATATAGTTTTGGAGAAAAGTATAGTTTAAATAAATATTAGCGGGAATTAGCTATCCTAGAGCCTATCTTTTCTCCTGCTACTGCTTTATTAATATTGCCAGGTTCAAAAATATTAAAAACCACTATAGGGATATCATTATCTTTGCAAAGGGCAATTGCAGTACTATCCATTACACCTATTTCTTTACTGAGTACATCTTGAAAAGATAGAGTTTCATATTTAATTGCATCAGTAAATTCTTTTGGATCTTTGCTATATACACCGTCAACTTTTGTTGCTTTAAATATGACATCAGCATTAATTTCAGCAGCTCTTAACGCGGAGGTTGTATCTGTTGTAAAGAAAGGGTTCCCGCAACCTCCACCAAATACAACTACTCTTCCTTTTTCAAGATGTCTAATTGCTCTTCGACGTATATAAGGTTCAGCGATTTGTTGCATTTCTATAGCGGTCTGAACGCGTGTTTCTACCCCTGCTCTTTCCAATCCATCTTGTAATGTTATTGCATTCATTACAGTTGCAAGCATTCCTACATAATCAGCAGTTGCACGATCCATTCCTGCAGCAGACCCTTTTAGACCTCGAAATATATTTCCTCCGCCAACCACGATGGCTAATTGCGTTCCTTTTTCAACAACTTTGGAAACATCTTGTGCTATGGATTGAACAATGGCGGGATCAATTCCATATGGCTTGCTCCCCATTAGAGCTTCGCCGCTAAGTTTTAAAAGGACACGTGAGTAAGCCATTGAAAATCAATACCTAGATGACAGTAGCAAGATATCTATGATTAGCTTAAAGAGTGTATTGATTTGCTAGTCAGCATAGATCAAATTGATTTTTAATTGCTTTTTTATATTTTGAGGACAACTAAAGGGATGGAAATTTATTCAGATGAGATTTTTTTATTAATTTTTCAGGTGTAAAAGTTAAGTATGAATTTGATTATTGCCTTTATATGCTCCTCTTTAATAATAAAATGTTAATAGTTTTTTGTTACTATTATATCTAAATATAAATTCAATACTCTACTCCCTGCTGTGCTTTTACACCTTTCTCTTTGAATGGATGATGTATTAATTTCATTTCGGTTACTAAATCAGCAATCTCAATTAGCTCTGGCTTTGCATTCCTACCAGTTAATACAACATGAGTTAATGGAGGCCTTGCCCTTAGCCCTTTAATTACTTCTTCTAGCGATATATATCCCAACTTTATTGCAATGTTAATTTCATCTAGTATTACTAGTTTTTGATTTTTATTCCCAAGATAAATAAGGGCTTGTTCCCAAGCTTCCTCGCTTAATTTCTTATCGCGCTCTCTATTTTGAGTTTCCCAAGTAAAACCTTCACCCATTGCATGCCAATTAATTAAATTGTCAAATCTCTTTAAAGCCTTGGCTTCCCCTGGTTCCCATCCGCCTTTAATAAACTGAATAATTGATACATTTTCTCCATGACCTAAAGTTCTAAGTGCCATTCCTAAAGCAGCAGTAGTTTTTCCCTTGCCTTGGCCTGTGAAAACAATTATTAATCCTTTTTCAATATTTCGTTCTTGTACCCTTTTACCCTGTACTTCTTTTCGACGCTGCATTTTTTTTTGGTAATTTTCTTCATCTATTTCTTCAGATGAATAACCTCCAACCCCTAATTGATTTGACTCTTTGTCTAAATTAATTAGAACAGACTTTTTCTTGTTAGGCTCACTTTTCATAATCTATTTTGAGACTTAAGTATTAACTGAGTTTACTGCCTAAAGCCTTATCAACTGCTTGCTGTTGATCTCTTCTTGTAATCCAATGATGATATGTACGATTATGAATAGCAACTGAATGCCCCATCATTCGAGCTGAAACTGTATCTGGAAGCCCTATATGTATTGTACGTATTGCCCAAGCATGCCTTAGGTCAT
It encodes:
- a CDS encoding NAD(P)/FAD-dependent oxidoreductase, giving the protein MNFTEVAVIGAGASGASTAFHLANKGIQVTILEKQPSHLLRPCGGGMAASVQKLFPFSLNEVVDEVIKKVEFSWCLSDTVVANLPGSSPFWIVKREKLDELLTKEAIHKGANIENSFDAIKIQKVNNIWRITSTNGRQIEAKIIVIADGSSSPWPKKFKIGPKNLHFATTTSVRLEGRGLLEEGTSRFEFGLVKHGFAWAFPLKNSINIGVGTFIGDQVLESQRILDKLLPNLGFECNSGVRKDSRLRVWNGHSALHGNGIVLVGDAASLCDPFLAEGLRPSLISGCEAAEAINNFLKGDTTDLSNYSKNMKSKWGDSMQWGRRISQVFYRLPKLGYQLGIKRPTAPQRIAQILSGEMGYGDIAQRVIKRLLLQR
- the frr gene encoding ribosome recycling factor, translated to MITKELEANMIKSVEASQRNFNTIRTGRANTSLLDRLTVEYYGADTPLKSLATLSTPDSQTISIQPFDISSLSLIEKAISLSDLGFTPNNDGKIIRINIPPLTEERRKEFCKLASKYAEEAKVSLRNIRRDAIEKIKTAEKEGEISKDQSHDQQETVQKLTNKFINEIEKNLSKKESEILKV
- a CDS encoding CPBP family intramembrane glutamic endopeptidase, whose translation is MQKASPGWKVLVAIFSLLLTILVWQQGLQESFDRPSVSPKLALNQKEIAVLASPSLPKTFRPLFVGIDPSLELKNTLQEFDVTQLKERERLLLFAIEGPNTKDRSLLEVDFQDENLDLVKNKILESLDQKRDPLLLVDEIKFIKSDPLLYQLSCLSVGAPSDICIDSMISQRMAIRLFVSQVLPLLATLLGIALVLWEFIRFIGRKNHVWPAISSLPLSLVDMILLIAGGFVVLGELMSPFIAIPLSDFITQGIVSPTKESFKVFVGYSVMTLPPLLILWQQIKAISKLEAPLDGVMQWGLNLIPKSIFQAFKSWFMVLPFVLLASWLTTFFFGDPGGSNPLLEMVLSNKSFWSLSILFVTTVFMAPVFEEFVFRGVFLPVLVNQKGKIFAVIVSALVFALAHLSVGETPPLFVLGVGLALLRLSSGRLLPCMIMHSLWNGVTFANLLLLSS
- the cobO gene encoding cob(I)yrinic acid a,c-diamide adenosyltransferase is translated as MKSEPNKKKSVLINLDKESNQLGVGGYSSEEIDEENYQKKMQRRKEVQGKRVQERNIEKGLIIVFTGQGKGKTTAALGMALRTLGHGENVSIIQFIKGGWEPGEAKALKRFDNLINWHAMGEGFTWETQNRERDKKLSEEAWEQALIYLGNKNQKLVILDEINIAIKLGYISLEEVIKGLRARPPLTHVVLTGRNAKPELIEIADLVTEMKLIHHPFKEKGVKAQQGVEY
- a CDS encoding peptidoglycan D,D-transpeptidase FtsI family protein, producing the protein MSAIRFSKVQKKIKKRLDVAPLSPIPTYRLKLAFYIICLALFALLGRVGWLQLIEGSTLEARARDNQTKKVQPISKRLSIVDRRGRLIALDEKRYRLYAQPFRFRFPGDLRGTIRKPDEVAEKLAGKLFISAENLSRQFSNQNYRMKIAEGLKPDVASEIRALRIEGLDLEPYPQRIYPQDELFSNVVGFLDYDRVPQAGLELSLNKELSRREKIRSFRFGRDGTPLPSDLEPGVFNADNVLLRLTLDARLQEVALKALREQLIKWNADKGVAIVMNVENGEILSLASTPSYDPNKYWDYPASRYKEWSVQELFEPGSTFKPINLALALEEGVISPDGTVFDSGVVTVGGWPLTNWDKKPNGLLDYAKVLEVSSNVGMVNIVQKISPERYWEWLHQLGLNNIPQTDLPGAVPGYIKDKQVFIKQPIHQAVASYGQGFSITPLKLVQLHALIANGGRMISPHIKKEFLNESIQFHNRFRQNDPILSPNVTQTVLNWMESVVENGSGKGAKIDNYRIGGKTGTADQTKDGKTYDSKICSFVAILPIEQPKFVVAVAIDGPKKNHAYGSTVAVPVARKIIESLIVIEKIPPGNPKKNVLSAQR
- the pyrH gene encoding UMP kinase, encoding MAYSRVLLKLSGEALMGSKPYGIDPAIVQSIAQDVSKVVEKGTQLAIVVGGGNIFRGLKGSAAGMDRATADYVGMLATVMNAITLQDGLERAGVETRVQTAIEMQQIAEPYIRRRAIRHLEKGRVVVFGGGCGNPFFTTDTTSALRAAEINADVIFKATKVDGVYSKDPKEFTDAIKYETLSFQDVLSKEIGVMDSTAIALCKDNDIPIVVFNIFEPGNINKAVAGEKIGSRIANSR
- a CDS encoding transaldolase — encoded protein: MPSLLEQLSSMTVVVADTGDLEAIRTFKPRDATTNPSLILAAAQLPAYQDLIDQSLRASREKVGQRASVKEVVDEALDEICVIFGKEILKIIPGRVSTEVDARLSYDKDKTIEKARKIIALYNQFGINNDRILIKIASTWEGIKAAEILEKEGIHCNLTLLFGFSQAVACAEAEVTLISPFVGRILDWYKAETGLQSYPGPEDPGVISVTKIFNYYKLHNYKTEVMGASFRNVDEIIELSGCDLLTISPKLLDEMSKTEAILIKKLDSSKPINSIEKLHLDEFSFRKMLKSDRMADEKLEEGIVNFSKAIKQLEAQLIERISLLENKGSPALSAR